One stretch of Leptospira hartskeerlii DNA includes these proteins:
- a CDS encoding transglycosylase domain-containing protein, translated as MLETKVRTLTESKFECLSCGTISRLPEGVPTGTVFKLTCYRCGQKALVKYVSSPIETIEEKPSPIEEMPVVPVGTPTYQERERPIVHPIQKEVPKESPLAGFLEGLQTKWENWKESRSKNSSEDRPWFQKVRTETESPTAFHRPIKTLSERLLEKGRRFQFPKFRPNIWLVLIPLPLALVFLIFFWMGVIQREAEVPGLLSIFYIHQPTVIYDRDGRKVSEIFGKKTSNLEWEAYPENLKRMVLLVEDRSFFSHGGIHYSSVLRAFFVNIISLRFKQGASTITQQLARILLNDREKSLGRKLKEAQLAYALESSLDKEKILLHYMNNVYLGHGAFGFASASEFYFGKKPKDLNVSEMIVLASLASAPNRFSPLKNPDLSAGRVEAILRSLENDGALKEDLRPTIQEIYQAFNTRSPGETVYGNRKDDSPYVTEHVRKFLQTMYPDTNIYESGGFSVYTTISQPVQAELQKVVKTHVENLLKSGQVRRNRLTENGKNSDVNPFRNLVADLSPALELFIDTDRFATGGDSGLQAAVVAVDPQTGDVLLLHGGTEFKSDNQFPRATGMYRQTGSTIKPILYSEAIDSGIANPATHILDAPLIYKNSVSNWMPENIGNQYDGDISLRVALAKSKNTAAVQIAEKLGLGEISTAFERFFFPEEKVLKNRFRRDLSLALGSLELSPLEMASAYSAFANDGNIVRPHLIEKVVDRVGNVVYQRKDQDEFNLKWPQTRKAISPPTAEIMVDLLHGSANHAGVRNTGYRGEVAGKTGTTNEHRDAWFVGVRPGISMAVWLGYDSPGFGMGTSALGGTIAAPLWGTIAKLFDSAESGDKEERKKYQYSQRAVSMEICPESGKLPGPDCPKKVSELFHPSHLPAETCPLTHKSDAKQELLKNVF; from the coding sequence ATGTTGGAAACCAAGGTCCGCACTCTTACAGAATCCAAGTTTGAATGCCTTTCTTGCGGAACCATTTCCAGGCTGCCTGAAGGAGTTCCTACAGGGACTGTTTTTAAACTCACCTGTTATCGCTGCGGCCAGAAGGCATTAGTCAAATACGTATCTTCTCCAATTGAAACTATAGAAGAAAAACCATCTCCCATAGAGGAGATGCCGGTTGTTCCTGTTGGAACTCCAACATATCAGGAAAGAGAAAGACCTATTGTTCATCCTATCCAAAAAGAAGTTCCGAAAGAATCTCCTCTTGCGGGCTTCTTGGAAGGTTTACAAACTAAATGGGAAAATTGGAAAGAGTCCCGGTCTAAAAATTCTTCGGAAGATCGTCCTTGGTTCCAAAAGGTGAGGACCGAAACTGAGTCGCCTACCGCATTCCATCGTCCTATCAAAACTTTGTCGGAAAGATTATTAGAGAAGGGTAGAAGGTTCCAATTTCCTAAATTCCGCCCGAATATCTGGCTCGTTCTGATACCTTTGCCTCTGGCATTAGTATTCCTGATCTTTTTCTGGATGGGAGTCATTCAAAGAGAAGCAGAAGTCCCCGGTCTATTAAGTATTTTTTATATTCATCAACCGACCGTCATTTATGATAGAGATGGAAGAAAGGTCTCCGAAATTTTCGGCAAGAAGACAAGTAATTTAGAATGGGAAGCTTATCCTGAGAATCTGAAAAGAATGGTGCTTCTTGTAGAAGATCGAAGCTTTTTCTCTCATGGAGGAATCCATTATTCTTCCGTGCTTCGTGCTTTTTTTGTAAATATAATCAGTCTTCGATTTAAACAGGGTGCTTCTACAATTACCCAACAGTTGGCTCGTATCCTTTTAAACGATCGTGAAAAAAGTTTAGGAAGAAAGTTGAAAGAAGCACAACTTGCCTACGCTTTGGAATCTTCCTTAGACAAAGAAAAAATCCTATTACATTATATGAATAATGTGTATTTAGGTCATGGTGCCTTCGGCTTTGCTAGCGCATCCGAGTTCTATTTCGGAAAAAAACCGAAAGACTTGAATGTATCGGAGATGATCGTTCTCGCTTCTTTGGCTTCCGCTCCCAACCGTTTTTCTCCATTAAAAAATCCTGATCTATCTGCCGGAAGAGTAGAGGCGATATTGAGATCTCTTGAGAATGACGGCGCATTAAAAGAAGATCTAAGACCTACTATTCAAGAGATTTACCAAGCATTTAATACACGTTCCCCTGGAGAGACGGTCTATGGAAATCGTAAGGATGATTCTCCTTACGTGACTGAACATGTCAGAAAATTCCTCCAAACAATGTATCCGGATACGAATATATACGAAAGCGGAGGATTTTCAGTTTACACCACAATTTCTCAACCTGTTCAGGCCGAGTTACAAAAGGTTGTCAAAACACATGTGGAAAATCTTTTAAAAAGCGGACAGGTTAGACGAAACCGACTTACGGAGAATGGTAAAAATTCGGACGTAAACCCTTTCCGCAATTTAGTCGCGGACCTTTCTCCCGCATTGGAATTATTTATAGATACGGATCGATTTGCGACCGGAGGTGACAGCGGGCTACAGGCGGCTGTCGTAGCTGTGGATCCTCAAACTGGAGATGTTCTTCTTTTACATGGAGGAACGGAATTTAAATCGGACAACCAATTTCCGAGAGCCACTGGAATGTACAGACAAACAGGATCTACGATCAAGCCGATCCTGTATTCGGAAGCGATTGATTCTGGGATCGCAAATCCAGCGACACATATTTTAGATGCGCCTTTGATCTATAAGAACTCTGTCTCGAATTGGATGCCTGAGAATATCGGAAACCAATACGATGGAGATATTTCTCTTAGAGTTGCACTTGCAAAATCCAAAAATACTGCAGCGGTTCAAATAGCCGAAAAACTAGGGTTAGGCGAGATCTCAACTGCGTTTGAACGGTTTTTCTTTCCGGAAGAGAAAGTTCTGAAAAACAGATTTAGGCGAGATCTTTCCTTGGCATTGGGCTCCTTGGAACTTTCTCCACTGGAAATGGCTTCTGCATATTCTGCATTTGCGAACGATGGAAATATAGTGCGACCTCATTTGATCGAAAAAGTGGTAGATAGAGTGGGTAACGTGGTTTACCAAAGAAAAGACCAGGACGAATTCAATTTAAAATGGCCCCAAACTAGAAAAGCGATCTCACCTCCTACTGCTGAGATCATGGTGGACCTACTACATGGAAGCGCAAATCATGCAGGTGTCCGAAATACAGGATACAGGGGAGAAGTCGCAGGAAAAACCGGTACTACAAACGAGCATAGAGACGCTTGGTTTGTAGGAGTAAGACCTGGAATTTCTATGGCAGTATGGTTGGGTTACGATTCTCCAGGGTTCGGAATGGGGACTTCTGCGTTAGGCGGAACAATTGCAGCTCCTTTATGGGGAACGATCGCTAAACTATTCGATTCAGCGGAATCAGGCGATAAAGAAGAAAGAAAAAAATACCAATACTCCCAAAGAGCGGTGAGTATGGAAATTTGTCCTGAATCCGGAAAACTTCCCGGACCCGACTGTCCTAAAAAGGTAAGCGAACTATTTCATCCTTCTCATCTTCCTGCGGAAACCTGTCCTCTGACGCATAAATCGGATGCAAAACAGGAGCTTTTGAAGAATGTTTTCTAA
- a CDS encoding amidohydrolase family protein — MNSNELTKTYKNYFLKVVTLAVIASACFLIDCKKPSTSEDQAIAIINANIFDGEDLIKDHTLIIKGNRIHSIGGNIPEGANIVDAKGGMLLPGLIDSHVHTDIDGLHDALLFGVTTELEMTGQWMFWERWQLANRNDIADMRSAGMGITPINGHPTQYMKLSSNWFLKTFYRYPFVSTPEEAIKFVDKQVEEGSDFIKIIIEDGDTVGTPGLPVIDDATLVAAVNAAHRRGKMAIAHVTSIAGGRRAISAGVDGLAHLFFDEKPDKELISAIKSSGAFIVPTLTTLSTAFGNSPKTLIADKRVSSKLSKEWLEALSKNMNVYPKGKLKDSYESVMALHKEGIDILAGSDVSEPIADLGGLAHGASLHHELQLLVEAGFKPIEALRAATSVPARRFSLNDRGRIFQGARADLMLVDGNPLRNISDTLSIRNVWRAGAQQ, encoded by the coding sequence ATGAACTCCAACGAATTAACTAAAACTTATAAAAACTATTTTCTGAAAGTTGTTACCTTAGCCGTAATAGCTTCGGCCTGCTTTTTGATTGATTGTAAAAAACCTTCCACTTCGGAAGACCAGGCAATCGCAATTATTAATGCAAACATCTTTGATGGAGAAGATCTGATTAAAGATCATACTTTAATCATCAAAGGAAATCGTATCCATTCTATCGGAGGAAATATTCCGGAAGGCGCCAATATTGTAGACGCGAAAGGTGGAATGTTACTGCCAGGTCTAATAGATTCTCATGTTCATACTGATATTGACGGTCTACATGATGCTCTTTTATTCGGAGTGACTACTGAGCTGGAGATGACTGGCCAATGGATGTTTTGGGAACGTTGGCAACTTGCAAATCGGAATGATATTGCAGACATGCGTTCTGCAGGTATGGGGATCACTCCGATTAATGGACATCCTACACAGTACATGAAGCTGAGTAGTAACTGGTTCTTAAAAACATTCTATCGTTATCCATTCGTTTCCACTCCGGAAGAAGCGATCAAATTTGTGGATAAACAAGTAGAAGAAGGTTCCGACTTCATTAAGATCATTATTGAAGATGGTGATACTGTTGGCACGCCAGGACTTCCTGTAATTGATGATGCAACTTTAGTAGCGGCAGTGAATGCAGCTCATCGTCGCGGCAAGATGGCGATCGCTCATGTTACTTCTATTGCTGGAGGACGTAGAGCAATTTCTGCAGGAGTAGACGGCTTGGCACATTTGTTTTTTGACGAAAAGCCGGACAAAGAACTGATCTCCGCAATTAAATCTTCCGGTGCTTTTATTGTACCTACATTGACTACCCTTTCCACTGCCTTTGGAAATAGCCCTAAAACATTGATCGCAGATAAACGAGTCAGCTCAAAGTTGAGCAAGGAATGGTTAGAAGCTCTTTCCAAAAATATGAATGTTTATCCGAAAGGAAAATTGAAAGATTCTTATGAAAGTGTAATGGCTCTTCATAAAGAAGGTATAGATATATTGGCAGGCAGTGATGTCTCCGAACCGATTGCAGATCTTGGAGGACTCGCTCATGGTGCAAGTCTTCATCACGAATTGCAGTTATTGGTGGAAGCAGGATTCAAACCAATAGAGGCATTACGTGCTGCGACTTCCGTCCCTGCGCGAAGATTTAGTCTGAATGATCGTGGTAGAATTTTTCAAGGTGCAAGAGCTGACTTAATGTTGGTAGATGGAAATCCTCTCCGGAATATTTCGGATACTTTATCGATTCGTAATGTTTGGCGCGCAGGTGCTCAGCAGTAA
- a CDS encoding transketolase has product MEDTKEIKIFANNIRKNVIKMVAAAKSGHPGGPLGLADIYAVLYKKVLNHKPSDPDWEDRDRLILSNGHVCAVRYAAMAQAGFFPESELLTFRNINSRLQGHPSTRYLKGIESSSGSLGQGLSVSVGIALAARLSKKDYKVYACISDGECGEGMTWEAAQSAAHYKTDNLIAFMDKNGIQIDGFTKDVMNLEPLNKKFAAFGWNVLEADGHNIESIISAFEKAKAHKGSPTIILFETVLGKGVSFMENNPGWHGTPPNAEQEKKALEELEQVTA; this is encoded by the coding sequence ATGGAAGATACCAAAGAAATCAAAATATTCGCTAATAATATCCGTAAGAACGTGATCAAAATGGTCGCTGCGGCAAAATCCGGTCACCCGGGAGGCCCTCTAGGACTTGCGGATATCTACGCAGTATTGTACAAAAAGGTCCTAAATCATAAACCTTCCGATCCGGATTGGGAAGATAGAGACAGATTGATCCTTTCCAACGGTCACGTATGCGCAGTACGTTATGCTGCCATGGCTCAGGCCGGATTTTTTCCTGAGTCCGAACTTCTTACTTTTAGGAACATAAACTCTAGATTACAGGGACATCCTTCTACCCGTTATTTAAAAGGGATCGAAAGTTCTTCCGGATCTTTGGGCCAAGGACTTTCCGTTTCAGTAGGGATCGCTTTAGCAGCGAGACTTTCTAAAAAAGACTACAAAGTTTATGCATGTATTTCCGATGGAGAATGCGGAGAAGGTATGACCTGGGAAGCGGCGCAATCCGCTGCTCACTACAAAACTGATAACCTGATTGCGTTTATGGACAAGAACGGGATCCAGATCGATGGATTCACCAAAGATGTGATGAATCTGGAACCTCTAAACAAAAAGTTTGCCGCATTCGGATGGAATGTATTAGAAGCAGATGGTCATAATATTGAATCCATTATTTCCGCTTTCGAAAAGGCAAAAGCTCATAAAGGTTCTCCTACCATTATTCTTTTCGAAACCGTGTTAGGAAAAGGTGTCTCCTTCATGGAAAATAATCCAGGATGGCATGGCACTCCTCCGAATGCGGAACAAGAAAAGAAAGCATTGGAAGAATTAGAGCAAGTAACTGCATAA
- a CDS encoding transglutaminase-like domain-containing protein, whose translation MQSSDSFFGTVPFPPDKIEDKFYQLEFSSLQDKSRIIKEIASMIPWQVRVQEVADELKDPTLRVFARSVSAAVHSERISYRYSILAEKGHPNHYDDLEEGVFLLSSVIDSDLSYLDFRTYLDKIAIRVEELVDLNEDLASDEVKVHFLTRVLSQEEGFGGNHDQYEDPNNSYLHKVFSSKKGIPISLSVIYLLVAHRLNLPLYGVNMPLHFLLHFESSEFQTYIDSYHGGVMLDRSTCIRFLKANGFQAHERYFTHASSLTILKRMFRNLIHIYRKKEDRDMEKILSRHLLALDNKWKP comes from the coding sequence ATGCAATCCTCCGATTCTTTTTTCGGCACAGTTCCATTTCCTCCGGACAAGATCGAGGACAAGTTTTATCAGTTAGAGTTTTCTTCTCTGCAAGATAAATCTAGGATCATAAAAGAGATCGCTAGCATGATCCCTTGGCAAGTTCGAGTGCAGGAAGTTGCTGACGAGCTAAAAGATCCAACTCTTAGAGTGTTTGCGCGTTCGGTAAGTGCGGCAGTTCATTCCGAACGGATCAGTTATCGTTATTCTATCTTGGCAGAAAAGGGTCATCCAAATCATTACGACGATCTGGAAGAGGGAGTGTTCCTCCTTTCTTCAGTGATCGATTCAGATCTTTCTTATTTGGATTTCAGGACTTATCTGGATAAGATCGCAATTCGAGTCGAAGAGTTAGTGGACCTGAACGAAGACCTAGCTTCTGACGAAGTTAAGGTGCACTTTTTAACCAGAGTTCTCTCTCAAGAAGAAGGTTTTGGTGGAAATCATGACCAGTACGAAGATCCGAATAATTCTTATCTTCACAAGGTATTCTCTTCTAAAAAAGGGATCCCAATTTCTCTTTCCGTAATCTATCTGTTAGTGGCTCATAGATTAAATCTCCCCTTATACGGGGTAAATATGCCTCTGCATTTTCTATTGCATTTTGAATCTTCGGAATTCCAAACCTATATAGATTCTTATCATGGCGGCGTGATGTTGGATCGTTCTACCTGTATTCGTTTTCTAAAAGCAAACGGATTCCAGGCTCATGAAAGATATTTCACTCATGCAAGTAGTCTGACAATTCTCAAAAGAATGTTCCGCAACCTGATCCATATCTACCGTAAAAAAGAGGACAGAGATATGGAAAAGATCCTTTCCCGTCATCTTCTCGCACTAGACAATAAATGGAAACCTTGA
- a CDS encoding polyprenyl synthetase family protein, translating to MKAKGLKDLLVRKFDKKLKDIIDEDLRILAEIKEYTIRSGGKRIRPILHYCLCRILGYKGDKYSDVGAIAELIHAASLLHDDVVDEAQTRRGMPSVPSKFGNKTSILAGDYLLACGIDHLNSLGSPDLMDLFTTVIKDLSVSELIQMEWEKNPKITLDIYNKVVYGKTASLFGAVSEAAGILADIPKKTRKKLHEFGIRLGSLFQKQDDAIDYFQAGDQTGKIPLKDFRNGLYTYPILKLLEIADKNDKKLAHSLFAKDERNSDDDLVILSLLNRYNIRRSLNEEFVADVEGLLSFLKSYPESNEGNLVKEQFRKLMEV from the coding sequence GTGAAAGCAAAAGGATTGAAGGATCTCTTAGTCCGTAAGTTCGATAAAAAACTAAAAGATATCATAGACGAAGATCTCCGCATTTTGGCCGAGATCAAAGAGTATACGATCCGGTCCGGTGGAAAGAGGATCCGTCCTATTCTACATTATTGCCTTTGTAGGATCCTCGGCTATAAGGGAGATAAATACTCCGACGTAGGTGCGATTGCAGAGCTGATCCATGCTGCGAGTCTTCTTCATGATGATGTAGTGGACGAGGCTCAAACTAGAAGAGGAATGCCAAGTGTTCCTTCTAAATTTGGAAATAAAACTTCTATCTTAGCGGGAGATTATCTTCTCGCTTGCGGGATTGACCATCTAAACAGTTTGGGTTCACCCGATCTTATGGATCTTTTTACAACTGTGATCAAGGATCTTTCCGTTAGCGAACTCATTCAAATGGAATGGGAAAAAAATCCCAAAATTACATTAGATATCTATAATAAAGTAGTCTATGGAAAGACTGCATCCTTATTCGGAGCGGTGTCCGAGGCAGCGGGAATTTTGGCAGATATTCCTAAGAAGACCAGGAAAAAACTGCACGAGTTTGGGATCCGATTGGGTTCCTTATTTCAAAAGCAGGATGATGCTATAGATTATTTCCAGGCCGGAGACCAAACGGGAAAAATTCCTCTAAAAGATTTTCGCAACGGTTTATATACTTATCCGATCTTGAAATTGCTGGAAATTGCGGATAAGAATGATAAAAAACTGGCTCATTCTTTATTTGCCAAAGATGAAAGGAACTCGGACGACGATTTGGTCATTCTATCCTTACTGAACCGATATAATATTCGAAGAAGTCTGAATGAAGAATTTGTAGCGGACGTCGAGGGTCTGTTGAGCTTCTTAAAATCTTATCCTGAGTCCAACGAAGGCAATCTTGTTAAAGAACAATTCCGCAAACTAATGGAAGTTTGA
- a CDS encoding LIC10920 family plasminogen-binding lipoprotein: MASSKQFISKLFPAFVGLIATVAVLVSCNTGDTNKVDLTVTGTDGSTFPIQGEIDKDKTSNCGSATPYSSSSSGTTTGTTTSTGSTTNLFTINSRMYFTTGAFVTLKFVYDATQNQGTVDAQQGFSFSGLPLLGISPVVANYGKIFWGGSGVPVDTGTSSTQALSYLTVTLDLVGNKVTTGSAGLALTQCYTTDFINCTSATSSSMCYTQDGLKCYNTNTASGPTVSIKGDINCTSNAIPSGSSTTGQ; this comes from the coding sequence ATGGCGTCCTCTAAACAGTTTATTTCCAAATTATTCCCTGCATTTGTCGGCCTAATCGCCACGGTCGCGGTGCTTGTGTCATGCAACACTGGTGATACCAATAAAGTAGATCTTACTGTTACCGGGACCGACGGTTCCACCTTCCCTATCCAAGGAGAGATCGATAAGGACAAGACATCCAACTGCGGAAGCGCAACTCCTTATTCCAGTTCCAGCAGTGGGACCACGACAGGAACTACTACAAGCACAGGTTCCACTACGAATTTATTTACGATCAATTCCAGGATGTATTTTACCACAGGAGCATTCGTAACCTTGAAATTCGTTTACGATGCGACTCAAAACCAAGGAACAGTAGATGCTCAGCAAGGATTCTCCTTCTCTGGTTTACCTTTATTAGGAATTTCTCCAGTAGTAGCAAACTACGGAAAAATTTTCTGGGGAGGAAGTGGAGTACCTGTGGATACAGGAACTTCGAGCACGCAAGCTCTCTCTTATTTGACTGTCACCTTGGACTTAGTAGGAAACAAAGTAACGACAGGATCCGCAGGCCTTGCCTTGACCCAATGTTATACTACAGACTTTATCAACTGTACTTCTGCTACTTCTTCGAGTATGTGTTATACACAAGATGGTTTAAAATGTTATAATACGAATACTGCAAGTGGTCCTACTGTTTCTATCAAAGGTGATATTAATTGTACAAGTAACGCGATCCCTTCCGGTTCTTCCACTACCGGTCAGTGA
- a CDS encoding LBF_2804 family protein has product MNARAESYSDYKPGVLEKWGIKILRNYVNAEKEEEKILGPSPDFFPKSTTIIRWASFLGLQIGFWTTYFIILVEKLFPESPEVFSPEFIEKWSYAGAALAIGTIVEFYLLYKLGLWAAYKLTKLSGIRLEEDPDLVTGNANLLSRMALEIPDPDLKLLGIDPLRLTDKRSLLIRTFFYKTKVLLSNLLAKIVLRKILARNSLRVYADYIAAPITAIWDGVVMYLILKELRIRLLSRIIAKEVTDEILKNRDKLSKEGKIAFLAAVGNSVVFTQVFHPNLEYMLIKMHKGFGLNSQNGSLDDLDTFGSLVSQLSKEEKKACLRLLCIACSFDGKLSSFETKHIKRILGEEAKENLDSIRILSEYIRKGNLEACRERSRLFS; this is encoded by the coding sequence ATGAATGCAAGGGCCGAATCTTATTCAGATTATAAACCAGGTGTTTTGGAAAAATGGGGCATTAAAATTCTCCGGAATTATGTCAATGCGGAGAAGGAAGAGGAAAAAATCCTTGGACCAAGCCCGGACTTCTTCCCCAAAAGCACTACGATTATACGCTGGGCTTCCTTCTTAGGATTGCAGATCGGATTTTGGACTACTTATTTTATTATCCTAGTAGAGAAACTTTTTCCGGAATCACCGGAAGTATTCTCTCCAGAGTTTATAGAAAAATGGAGTTATGCGGGAGCAGCACTTGCAATCGGGACCATCGTAGAATTTTATCTTCTTTATAAATTAGGATTATGGGCTGCATATAAACTTACAAAACTTTCCGGCATCCGATTAGAAGAAGATCCGGACCTGGTAACAGGAAATGCAAATTTACTTTCCAGAATGGCTTTGGAAATCCCGGACCCGGATCTAAAACTATTGGGAATAGATCCGTTACGACTCACAGACAAAAGAAGTTTGCTCATACGAACATTCTTTTATAAGACAAAGGTATTACTTTCTAACCTGCTCGCTAAGATCGTACTCAGAAAAATTTTAGCCAGAAACTCCTTACGAGTATATGCAGATTATATTGCCGCTCCTATAACGGCGATTTGGGACGGAGTTGTCATGTATCTGATCTTAAAAGAACTTAGGATCAGATTACTTTCCAGGATCATAGCGAAAGAAGTCACAGACGAAATATTAAAAAATAGGGATAAACTGAGTAAAGAAGGGAAGATTGCATTCTTAGCCGCTGTCGGGAATTCGGTAGTATTCACCCAAGTATTTCATCCCAATTTGGAATACATGCTGATCAAAATGCATAAAGGATTCGGTTTGAATTCTCAAAACGGATCTTTGGATGATCTGGATACATTCGGAAGTTTGGTTTCCCAATTATCTAAGGAAGAAAAGAAGGCATGCTTACGGTTATTATGTATCGCATGTTCCTTCGATGGAAAACTATCATCGTTCGAAACAAAACATATTAAACGAATTCTGGGAGAAGAAGCAAAAGAGAATTTGGACTCGATCCGAATTCTTTCGGAGTATATTCGAAAAGGAAATTTAGAAGCTTGCAGAGAAAGGAGTCGCCTATTTTCCTAG
- a CDS encoding MBL fold metallo-hydrolase, whose amino-acid sequence MKIYHYDSIPDVKEIGDGIFKTEIPQPFYAPNNIYILPDGEPALIDSGYLANLGMLQRALRKIGLSLNKIKHIFYTHNHLDHLSAVLTIRYYTDAKLYAMKGMASGIGNYLEHVEMFNRASKRLVYKGHRVPEDRKRELTRIEEGNLNLRNTLSRGTRIDPILKFDIELEEGDVIHAGGRDIGFLHTPGHNLWHLTPYILEENIFFTGDLVLQNISSIYAEIDGNLEDYYRSLERISKMSIRRLLPAHGPEPESPQKAIKLLHKTLQILERGVIRRLKEKEYDLSALTLEAMGEKVANSGYYNTAMAILHSMVRKFIDKGWVEIIETEPPYETYRWIADTPET is encoded by the coding sequence TTGAAAATATATCACTATGACTCAATTCCAGACGTAAAAGAAATCGGGGACGGAATTTTTAAAACGGAGATCCCACAGCCGTTTTATGCACCTAACAATATCTATATTCTTCCTGATGGAGAACCTGCACTTATAGATTCGGGTTATCTTGCAAATTTAGGAATGCTCCAAAGGGCACTTCGCAAGATCGGACTTAGCCTGAATAAGATCAAACATATCTTCTATACTCACAATCATTTGGATCATCTTAGCGCTGTTCTTACGATCCGTTATTATACGGATGCAAAACTCTATGCGATGAAAGGAATGGCTTCCGGCATCGGAAATTATTTGGAACATGTGGAAATGTTCAACAGAGCTTCTAAACGATTGGTGTACAAAGGCCATAGAGTTCCGGAAGATCGAAAAAGAGAATTAACAAGGATAGAAGAAGGAAATCTAAACTTAAGAAATACGTTAAGTAGAGGAACTCGAATCGATCCTATTTTAAAATTCGATATAGAATTGGAAGAAGGGGACGTGATCCATGCCGGAGGAAGAGATATCGGATTTTTACATACGCCTGGTCATAATCTCTGGCATCTCACTCCTTATATCTTGGAAGAGAATATTTTTTTCACAGGAGACTTGGTCTTACAAAACATATCTTCTATTTATGCGGAAATAGACGGAAATCTAGAAGATTATTACCGTTCTTTGGAAAGGATCTCTAAAATGAGTATCCGCAGATTATTGCCTGCTCATGGACCAGAACCTGAATCTCCTCAAAAGGCAATTAAACTTCTTCATAAAACATTACAGATCTTGGAAAGAGGCGTGATCCGCAGGCTCAAGGAAAAAGAATACGATCTTTCCGCACTAACTTTGGAAGCGATGGGGGAGAAGGTTGCTAATTCAGGATATTATAATACCGCTATGGCGATCTTACACTCTATGGTCCGTAAGTTTATAGATAAGGGTTGGGTAGAAATTATAGAAACTGAACCACCTTACGAAACCTATCGTTGGATCGCAGATACTCCTGAGACTTAA
- a CDS encoding ribonuclease H-like domain-containing protein, producing the protein MLEHTFCHLPGIDIIEEGKLWDQGILHWEEFREVLKEKVKSPTDMHSRLLLDSLDFSRKEMDRKNWDYFFFALPNQQKWRLFPIIRENLLYLDIETSGLGSGDFVTVVGTYDGKDFKTYLRGRNMDDFPEELSSSHVFVTYNGAAFDVPFLEKEFGKKFKNRHLDLMYILRSLGIKGGLKGCEKALGIKRDLPYEVNGADAVRLWWQYVQYDDQDALDLLLKYNREDVVNLELLFIKAYNLKIKETRFFGEVIPEF; encoded by the coding sequence TTGTTAGAACATACATTCTGCCATCTCCCTGGCATCGACATAATCGAAGAGGGGAAACTCTGGGACCAAGGAATTCTCCATTGGGAAGAGTTCAGAGAAGTATTAAAAGAAAAAGTAAAGTCCCCAACGGACATGCATTCCAGATTACTTTTGGACTCTCTGGATTTTTCTAGAAAGGAAATGGATAGAAAGAACTGGGATTATTTTTTCTTCGCTCTACCGAACCAACAAAAATGGAGATTATTCCCGATCATCCGAGAAAATCTCCTCTACTTGGATATTGAAACTTCCGGTTTAGGAAGTGGTGACTTCGTGACTGTTGTAGGAACTTATGACGGTAAAGATTTCAAAACATATCTGAGAGGAAGGAACATGGATGATTTTCCGGAAGAACTTTCTTCTTCCCATGTTTTTGTGACTTATAACGGAGCTGCATTCGACGTTCCTTTTTTAGAAAAAGAATTCGGTAAAAAATTTAAGAACCGCCATTTAGATCTAATGTATATTCTTCGAAGCCTCGGGATCAAAGGTGGTTTAAAAGGATGTGAGAAGGCACTCGGTATCAAAAGAGATCTTCCTTACGAAGTCAACGGTGCGGATGCCGTTCGATTGTGGTGGCAGTATGTTCAGTACGACGACCAAGACGCATTGGATCTTCTTTTAAAATATAATAGAGAAGATGTGGTTAACCTGGAACTTTTGTTTATCAAAGCCTATAATTTAAAGATCAAAGAAACTCGCTTTTTCGGAGAAGTGATCCCAGAGTTTTAA